One region of Thermococcus sp. MAR1 genomic DNA includes:
- a CDS encoding DUF432 domain-containing protein: MFGEHELKTQFIKIIDKKIHLVESSGNTVLYRRDDVRVLIKRGDEKLRVLPAPAEGYGVKFLFIKLSEKIAIPPKERLVGYLSAPIDVSVMSGDLEIDRFVVGREKYTLYGEKTVGVIARYHESDFYEKPPDSPGIVKLVISNPTESWKLVERIVFPIRNSVMFYSAEKAYYPLVILTTKEIYEVNNTGNPPDGTLKPTHEAEPLPNFRMRWS, translated from the coding sequence ATGTTCGGTGAGCACGAACTTAAAACGCAGTTCATCAAAATCATCGATAAGAAAATCCACCTCGTCGAGAGCTCCGGGAATACAGTCCTCTACCGAAGGGACGATGTGAGGGTGCTCATAAAAAGGGGCGATGAAAAGCTCCGGGTTCTCCCTGCGCCGGCCGAGGGCTACGGTGTGAAGTTCCTGTTCATAAAGCTCTCGGAAAAAATAGCAATCCCTCCAAAGGAGCGGCTGGTCGGGTACCTCTCAGCCCCGATAGACGTCTCCGTTATGAGCGGCGACCTGGAGATAGACCGCTTTGTGGTCGGAAGGGAGAAGTACACCCTCTACGGCGAGAAGACGGTGGGAGTGATAGCGAGATACCACGAGAGCGATTTTTATGAAAAGCCCCCCGATTCTCCTGGGATAGTGAAGCTCGTCATCAGCAACCCCACAGAAAGCTGGAAGCTGGTGGAGAGGATAGTGTTCCCGATAAGGAACAGCGTGATGTTTTACTCTGCTGAGAAGGCGTACTACCCGCTGGTAATACTCACCACAAAGGAGATTTACGAGGTCAACAACACCGGAAACCCCCCTGACGGGACGCTGAAGCCCACCCATGAGGCGGAACCGCTCCCCAACTTCAGGATGAGGTGGTCGTGA
- a CDS encoding PIN domain-containing protein, with the protein MPERREWLVIPDTNFLLVPGQFGVDIIGELNRVLDVKFRIAVPNAVLQELEVIERKSRGKDLLAIRMAKKLAERFEVVEIGRFGEKPIDDQIFDFAVKNEHVIVCTNDKGLKRRLREKGVPVVYLRSKKILELEGMLE; encoded by the coding sequence ATGCCAGAGAGGCGGGAATGGCTGGTGATTCCGGACACGAACTTTCTGCTGGTTCCGGGGCAGTTCGGCGTTGACATAATCGGCGAACTGAACAGGGTTCTCGACGTGAAGTTTAGAATAGCCGTTCCGAACGCCGTCCTCCAGGAGCTGGAGGTTATAGAGAGGAAGTCCCGCGGGAAGGATTTGCTCGCCATCAGGATGGCCAAAAAGCTCGCGGAGAGGTTCGAGGTCGTTGAGATAGGTCGCTTTGGTGAAAAGCCTATAGACGACCAGATATTCGACTTCGCTGTGAAGAACGAGCACGTTATAGTGTGCACCAACGACAAGGGATTAAAGAGAAGGCTGAGGGAGAAGGGCGTTCCGGTCGTTTATCTCCGCTCGAAAAAAATCCTTGAGCTTGAGGGAATGCTGGAGTGA
- a CDS encoding geranylgeranylglycerol-phosphate geranylgeranyltransferase: MELKAFVEITRPHNCVLAGIVGVLGSIVAVGHFPDLITAILVFLVVTLGCAGGNTINDYFDYEIDKINRPERPLPRGAIGRRTALYYSLLLLSVGLVLAYFINIRAFILAIIAYAAMILYAWRLKPLPFIGNLVVAGLTGATPLYGALAVKHIGLAGYLALCAFLVNVAREVVKDIEDVEGDLAKGAKTLPIIWGKKKAAYIGTVFAILTVAASFLPVKAGVGLGYYAMVPVDLIILYAAYIILKNQDRKSAHRAQKLLKVSIFLAVMAFIIAAIV, encoded by the coding sequence ATGGAACTCAAAGCCTTCGTGGAGATAACAAGGCCTCACAACTGCGTTCTTGCCGGGATAGTGGGTGTTCTGGGTTCGATAGTTGCGGTTGGACACTTTCCGGACTTGATCACGGCCATTCTGGTCTTCCTGGTCGTCACCCTCGGCTGTGCGGGAGGCAACACGATAAACGACTACTTTGACTACGAGATTGATAAAATCAACCGGCCCGAGAGGCCCCTTCCTAGGGGTGCTATTGGGAGAAGAACAGCCCTATACTACTCACTGCTCCTGCTCTCGGTGGGATTGGTTCTGGCTTATTTCATAAACATCCGGGCGTTTATCTTGGCGATCATCGCCTATGCGGCAATGATTCTCTACGCCTGGAGGCTCAAGCCGCTCCCCTTCATAGGGAACCTCGTAGTTGCTGGCCTCACAGGTGCGACGCCGCTCTACGGAGCCCTTGCCGTTAAACACATCGGCCTAGCCGGTTACCTCGCGCTCTGTGCCTTTCTGGTTAACGTTGCCAGGGAGGTCGTGAAGGACATCGAGGACGTTGAGGGGGACCTTGCCAAGGGGGCAAAAACCCTCCCCATAATCTGGGGGAAGAAAAAAGCCGCTTACATCGGGACCGTCTTTGCCATTCTGACGGTAGCGGCATCCTTCCTGCCGGTGAAGGCCGGTGTCGGTCTTGGCTACTACGCCATGGTACCGGTTGACCTCATCATACTCTACGCCGCATACATTATACTTAAGAACCAGGACAGGAAATCGGCACACAGGGCGCAGAAGTTGCTCAAGGTGAGCATCTTCCTGGCCGTCATGGCGTTCATAATAGCCGCGATAGTGTGA
- a CDS encoding 30S ribosomal protein S6e — translation MATFKLVISNPKTGIARQVEISGEEAEKLVGKRIGEEIPASELGLNLTEIFGEEIPGDVKLRITGGTDKDGFAMRPDVHGPRRVKILVSKGPGFRPKERGERRKKTVRGNTISPEIVQINMKLVF, via the coding sequence ATGGCGACCTTTAAGCTCGTTATATCCAACCCGAAGACCGGCATAGCCAGGCAGGTTGAGATAAGTGGTGAAGAGGCCGAGAAGCTGGTAGGAAAGCGCATAGGAGAGGAGATACCTGCGAGCGAGCTCGGACTCAACCTCACCGAGATATTCGGCGAGGAGATCCCGGGCGACGTTAAGCTCAGGATAACCGGTGGAACCGACAAGGACGGCTTCGCCATGAGACCAGATGTCCACGGCCCGAGGAGGGTCAAGATCCTCGTTTCAAAGGGTCCGGGCTTCAGGCCGAAGGAAAGGGGTGAGAGGAGAAAGAAGACCGTCAGGGGCAACACCATCAGCCCCGAGATCGTTCAGATAAACATGAAGCTCGTCTTCTGA
- a CDS encoding preprotein translocase subunit Sec61beta, whose translation MAKERTTLPPTGAGLMRFFDEDTRAIKISPRGVIAVTLILVALEILLHAFGTQLFG comes from the coding sequence ATGGCAAAAGAAAGGACAACGCTTCCGCCAACCGGTGCCGGGCTTATGAGGTTCTTCGATGAGGACACCCGGGCAATAAAGATAAGCCCAAGGGGCGTCATAGCGGTTACTCTTATCCTGGTTGCCCTTGAGATACTCCTTCACGCCTTTGGGACGCAGCTCTTCGGTTAA
- a CDS encoding Clp1/GlmU family protein: MNKATYTEDVPPDRFKLLERIISLDRPARVMLIGATDSGKTTLLTFLANRLIDEGLRVAVVDSDVGQKGILPPATVSLAFPSDPFSSPSELSGEAHYFIGTTSPGQYIGEMAVAVKRLSDIAAESADVVLIDTTGFVTGQGIEMKRLKAELVRPELVVLLERSGELSHLRKLLSPYGEVVTLSVSKNAREHSRGERREVRKEKWKAYFSNASLVEVDMSKTIPTGTELFRGRSLTHEERDLLSALFRWLLIAGWKGERYVVVKADVEPGSRQYSRSVIHAVDFERLSNLLVGFIDGDGLCLGVGILKWVNFGEMRAQILTPIPREEVGKAVELRFGRIRVLETGEELGLLRRDEL, encoded by the coding sequence ATGAACAAGGCTACCTACACGGAGGACGTTCCGCCGGACAGGTTTAAGCTCCTTGAGCGGATAATTAGCTTAGATAGACCTGCAAGGGTCATGCTGATAGGCGCCACTGACAGCGGAAAGACGACTTTGCTGACGTTTCTGGCTAACCGGCTCATCGATGAGGGCCTCAGGGTCGCTGTGGTTGACAGCGACGTCGGTCAGAAGGGTATCCTTCCCCCTGCCACGGTGAGCCTAGCATTTCCCAGTGATCCATTTAGCTCTCCCAGCGAGCTTTCCGGGGAGGCCCACTACTTCATTGGCACCACTTCCCCGGGCCAGTACATCGGCGAGATGGCAGTCGCTGTAAAGCGCCTCTCCGACATCGCCGCGGAGAGCGCTGATGTAGTTCTAATCGACACGACCGGCTTCGTTACGGGCCAGGGCATCGAGATGAAACGTCTCAAGGCCGAGCTTGTGAGACCGGAACTCGTGGTTTTACTTGAGAGGAGCGGCGAACTGTCCCATCTTAGGAAGCTCCTTTCCCCGTACGGTGAGGTTGTAACCCTTTCCGTCAGCAAGAATGCAAGGGAGCACTCGAGGGGTGAGCGGAGGGAAGTCCGGAAGGAGAAGTGGAAGGCCTACTTCTCGAATGCCTCGCTCGTAGAGGTTGATATGTCAAAGACGATTCCCACAGGGACGGAGCTCTTCAGGGGCAGGTCGCTGACCCATGAGGAGAGGGACCTCCTCTCGGCGCTCTTTCGATGGCTTCTCATAGCCGGCTGGAAGGGGGAGAGGTACGTTGTTGTTAAGGCCGATGTTGAGCCCGGTTCCAGGCAGTACAGCCGCTCGGTGATCCATGCGGTCGATTTTGAGAGGCTTAGTAACCTTCTGGTGGGTTTCATCGACGGAGACGGGCTCTGCCTGGGGGTTGGAATACTCAAGTGGGTAAACTTCGGCGAGATGAGAGCGCAGATTCTGACGCCCATCCCCCGTGAGGAAGTTGGTAAGGCGGTTGAGCTCCGCTTCGGTAGAATTAGGGTGCTTGAAACAGGTGAAGAGCTTGGTCTCCTTCGGAGGGATGAGCTCTAG
- a CDS encoding RsmB/NOP family class I SAM-dependent RNA methyltransferase: MGKLKLSDRQLYALIEAVKLGEEIKPSQSAKRKAFARYKIDGWENSKLTGIFYSIQRRLGLIDEIIEELVGVSPLILDPWLRATLRVSIEVAVFRDPSEKTRGHLKGLAQFLSRRTHPYVGYYYYDLLPRLFEYVPVIDTEEKRLKWDYLFPEWFIVKMRELVGNEAEDLLRALNETLPTSIRVNLLKSSVEEVEGYLRKKNVRFERSERVDTIIRVLDPFNPEWLFNKGFAIAQEEAAAVASLVLNPKPGETVVDLAAAPGGKTAHMAELMHNEGKIYALDVDKARIKRMNEVLGRTGVKIAETIRADGRKAPDMLGEGIADRVMLDAPCTSDGTIAKNPELRWRLREKNIQKVVALQRELIESAWKLLKPEGRLLYSTCSMLREENEGVVEWFLGRHDDARLVPLSRPYSEGFLPGTMRAWPHRHGTIGFFYALIEKKGD; encoded by the coding sequence TTGGGAAAACTCAAGCTCAGCGACAGACAGCTGTATGCACTTATAGAGGCGGTTAAGCTCGGGGAGGAAATCAAGCCCAGCCAGAGCGCCAAGAGGAAAGCCTTTGCCAGGTACAAAATCGATGGCTGGGAGAACTCGAAGCTGACGGGCATATTCTACTCCATCCAGCGAAGGCTCGGTCTGATAGACGAGATAATCGAGGAACTTGTCGGGGTTTCTCCGCTCATCCTTGACCCCTGGCTGAGGGCAACGCTGAGGGTTTCGATTGAGGTGGCCGTCTTCAGGGATCCCAGCGAAAAAACGCGGGGGCATCTGAAGGGCCTCGCTCAGTTCCTATCGAGGAGGACCCACCCCTATGTTGGCTATTACTACTACGACCTCCTTCCGCGCCTCTTCGAATACGTGCCGGTCATCGACACTGAGGAGAAACGCCTAAAGTGGGACTATCTCTTTCCAGAGTGGTTCATAGTGAAGATGAGGGAACTTGTTGGAAACGAGGCCGAAGACCTCCTGAGGGCCCTCAACGAGACGTTACCGACGAGCATCAGGGTTAACCTGCTGAAGAGCAGCGTTGAGGAGGTTGAGGGCTATCTCCGGAAAAAGAACGTCCGCTTTGAGAGGAGCGAGAGGGTCGATACTATCATCAGGGTTCTTGACCCGTTCAACCCGGAATGGCTCTTCAACAAGGGCTTCGCCATAGCCCAGGAGGAGGCGGCAGCCGTTGCATCGCTTGTACTAAACCCGAAACCCGGCGAAACGGTCGTTGATTTAGCAGCGGCTCCGGGTGGAAAAACCGCCCACATGGCGGAGCTGATGCACAACGAGGGTAAAATATATGCCCTTGACGTTGACAAGGCCAGGATAAAGCGCATGAACGAGGTTCTCGGGAGGACGGGCGTTAAGATAGCCGAGACGATAAGGGCAGACGGCAGAAAGGCACCGGATATGCTGGGGGAGGGAATCGCCGACAGGGTGATGCTCGATGCGCCCTGCACCAGCGATGGGACGATAGCCAAGAACCCCGAGCTGAGGTGGCGTCTGCGTGAGAAGAACATTCAGAAGGTGGTGGCCCTTCAGAGGGAGCTCATAGAGAGCGCGTGGAAGCTTTTAAAGCCCGAAGGAAGGCTTCTCTACTCGACCTGCTCGATGCTCAGGGAGGAAAACGAGGGGGTTGTGGAGTGGTTCCTCGGGAGGCACGACGATGCCAGACTCGTCCCACTGAGCAGGCCCTACAGCGAGGGTTTCTTGCCGGGAACCATGAGAGCCTGGCCCCACAGGCACGGCACTATCGGATTCTTCTACGCGCTGATTGAAAAGAAAGGGGACTAA
- the eif2g gene encoding translation initiation factor IF-2 subunit gamma — protein MAKKKEFRQAEVNIGMVGHVDHGKTTLTKALTGIWTDTHSEELRRGITIKIGFADAEIRKCPSCGRYSNSPVCPYCGAETEFERRVSFIDAPGHEALMTTMLAGASLMDGAVLVIAANEGVMPQTREHLMALQIVGNKNIVIALNKIELVDKEKVIERYHEIKEFVAGTVAENAPIIPISALHGANVDVLLAAIEEFIPTPKHDLKKPPKMLVLRSFDVNKPGTKPEKLVGGVIGGSIIQGKLKVGDEIEIRPGVPYEDHGRIKYEPITTEIVSLQAGGRFVDEAYPGGLVGVGTKLDPYLTKGDLMAGNVVGKPGKLPPVWDELRLEVHLLERVVGTEEELKVEPIKRREVLLLNVGTARTMGLVTGLGRDEVELKLQIPICAEVGDRVAISRQVGSRWRLIGYGFIRE, from the coding sequence ATGGCAAAGAAGAAGGAGTTTAGACAGGCCGAAGTTAACATTGGAATGGTTGGTCACGTTGATCACGGTAAAACGACACTCACGAAGGCTTTAACCGGAATATGGACTGACACCCACAGCGAGGAGCTGAGGAGAGGAATCACAATCAAGATAGGATTCGCAGATGCCGAGATAAGGAAGTGTCCGAGCTGCGGCAGGTACTCCAACTCACCGGTCTGCCCGTACTGCGGTGCCGAAACCGAGTTCGAGAGGCGCGTTTCGTTCATAGATGCACCTGGCCACGAGGCACTGATGACAACGATGCTCGCCGGTGCCTCCCTCATGGACGGTGCCGTTCTCGTCATAGCTGCCAACGAGGGAGTTATGCCCCAGACCAGGGAGCACCTCATGGCCCTCCAGATAGTCGGCAACAAGAACATCGTCATAGCCCTCAACAAGATTGAGCTTGTGGACAAGGAGAAGGTCATCGAGAGGTATCACGAGATAAAGGAGTTCGTTGCTGGAACAGTCGCCGAGAATGCCCCGATAATCCCGATTTCTGCCCTTCACGGCGCGAACGTCGACGTTCTCCTCGCGGCGATAGAGGAGTTCATACCAACCCCGAAGCACGACCTCAAGAAGCCGCCCAAAATGCTCGTCCTCAGGAGCTTCGACGTCAACAAGCCGGGAACCAAGCCCGAGAAGCTCGTCGGCGGTGTCATCGGAGGTTCAATAATCCAGGGCAAGCTCAAGGTCGGCGACGAGATAGAGATTCGCCCCGGCGTCCCCTACGAGGACCACGGCAGGATAAAGTACGAGCCAATAACCACCGAGATAGTCTCCCTCCAGGCCGGCGGAAGGTTCGTGGACGAGGCATATCCGGGCGGTCTGGTCGGCGTTGGAACCAAGCTCGACCCCTACCTGACCAAGGGCGACCTGATGGCCGGAAACGTCGTCGGAAAGCCAGGAAAATTGCCTCCGGTTTGGGACGAGCTCAGGCTTGAGGTTCACCTCCTTGAGCGCGTCGTCGGAACCGAGGAGGAACTCAAGGTCGAGCCGATAAAGAGGAGAGAAGTGCTCCTCCTCAACGTCGGAACCGCAAGAACCATGGGCCTCGTCACGGGACTCGGTAGGGACGAGGTCGAGCTCAAGCTCCAGATACCCATCTGTGCCGAGGTCGGCGACAGAGTTGCCATAAGCAGACAGGTCGGCTCAAGGTGGCGCCTCATAGGCTACGGCTTCATAAGGGAGTGA
- a CDS encoding DUF434 domain-containing protein translates to MLIEAYRDLKYLLNRGYRKKYALNFVADHYRLRKAERHLLARCVFPDEWIVEVRKKLLRPEELRGRVLAIDGFNVLITLESLLEGKAILCEDGLVRDLKYQGKYRINEGTERLLGNLARALGELGLKKAVFFYGSAVPRSGEIKGLTEEALIREGVNSEVRLVRSPDFELKAFETVATADIGIISKVPHVFDLAAYVGMLAGWEAGDLFKLLEKTYSTEY, encoded by the coding sequence ATGCTGATCGAAGCCTACCGTGACCTCAAGTACCTCCTCAACAGGGGCTACCGGAAAAAGTACGCCCTCAACTTTGTCGCCGACCATTACAGACTGAGAAAGGCCGAGAGACACCTCCTGGCGAGGTGCGTTTTCCCGGACGAATGGATAGTCGAGGTTCGGAAAAAACTCCTCAGACCGGAAGAGCTCAGGGGCAGGGTTTTGGCTATAGACGGCTTCAACGTGCTCATAACCCTTGAGTCGCTCCTCGAAGGGAAGGCAATACTCTGCGAGGATGGGCTCGTGAGGGATTTGAAGTACCAGGGAAAGTACAGGATCAACGAAGGTACGGAGCGGCTCCTCGGCAACCTTGCCCGTGCCCTCGGAGAGCTGGGCCTTAAAAAGGCCGTGTTCTTCTACGGCTCGGCGGTTCCAAGGAGCGGGGAGATAAAGGGGCTGACTGAGGAAGCCCTCATTCGGGAGGGGGTCAACTCCGAAGTGAGGCTCGTCAGAAGCCCTGACTTTGAGCTCAAGGCCTTCGAAACCGTCGCAACTGCCGACATCGGAATCATATCAAAGGTTCCCCACGTCTTCGACCTGGCCGCATACGTGGGCATGCTCGCCGGGTGGGAGGCGGGCGACCTCTTTAAACTCCTGGAAAAAACGTATTCAACGGAATACTAA
- a CDS encoding mechanosensitive ion channel family protein, whose product MAANSTTTAPIQIDLSLLTIVEAALIVFGMVVLGRVARRLIIRKSKETSMTWIINEDTADIVFRMFVLGGIIWALYRLGIMSYGIGPTTVGNIAFATGFFYFSYLIAKKSKDYMIMSSGKTARPETIVKAKVFYYVFITIAFFMALSFAGVSTQLSALLAAAGITGIVLGFSAQTVVSNFVSGVFMYFDKPLQIGDAVKVEDISGVVEDIRILSTRIRAWDGTLIRIPNERLFNSNIVNFMRYPVRRVDLEVGIAYAADAERAVEIIKRVLDDIPLVLVEPEPLAYVDRLDDSAVVIAIRAWAPSEKWFDVRIRIIHDVKKALDEAGIEIPFPQRVNWFANELRVKIEEPPEEENEKG is encoded by the coding sequence ATGGCAGCTAACAGCACCACAACGGCCCCCATCCAGATAGACCTCAGCCTGCTGACCATCGTGGAAGCGGCCCTGATAGTATTCGGCATGGTAGTCCTCGGGAGGGTTGCCAGGAGGCTGATAATCAGGAAATCAAAGGAAACGAGCATGACATGGATAATCAACGAGGACACAGCGGATATAGTGTTCCGAATGTTCGTGCTCGGGGGCATCATCTGGGCCCTTTACCGGCTCGGCATAATGAGCTACGGAATAGGACCGACCACCGTGGGCAACATAGCCTTCGCCACGGGCTTCTTCTACTTCTCGTACCTGATAGCGAAGAAGTCCAAGGACTACATGATAATGAGCTCAGGAAAAACGGCAAGACCCGAGACGATAGTCAAAGCGAAGGTCTTCTACTACGTCTTCATAACCATCGCCTTCTTCATGGCCCTGAGCTTCGCGGGAGTGAGCACACAACTCAGCGCACTCCTCGCGGCGGCGGGGATAACTGGTATCGTCCTCGGTTTCTCCGCACAGACGGTTGTTTCAAACTTTGTCTCGGGAGTCTTCATGTACTTCGACAAGCCCCTCCAGATAGGGGACGCCGTGAAAGTGGAGGACATCTCGGGCGTCGTTGAAGACATAAGAATACTTTCCACGAGGATAAGGGCCTGGGACGGCACGCTCATCAGGATTCCAAACGAGAGGCTGTTCAACAGTAACATAGTCAACTTCATGCGCTATCCCGTGAGAAGGGTCGACTTGGAGGTTGGAATAGCCTACGCTGCCGATGCCGAAAGGGCAGTGGAGATAATAAAGCGCGTTCTTGATGATATCCCCCTGGTCCTGGTCGAGCCCGAGCCGCTGGCTTACGTTGACAGGCTCGACGACAGCGCGGTGGTTATTGCCATACGCGCATGGGCGCCCAGCGAGAAGTGGTTCGACGTCAGAATAAGGATAATCCACGACGTCAAGAAAGCTCTTGACGAGGCCGGAATAGAGATACCGTTCCCGCAGAGGGTGAACTGGTTCGCCAACGAACTGAGGGTTAAGATAGAGGAGCCGCCGGAAGAGGAAAATGAGAAAGGATAG
- a CDS encoding metal-dependent phosphohydrolase: MYTEEKLLGEIRELLGDEELYGLYERAFREYHYYFETTNYIVLNVYGFNDHGPIHVLLTTRRALELLNIIRKFGIQTTAEKLGKPFRWSKFIVAFGALFHDTGNMIHRINHYQFSVLLAEPIIEKLVREFGTDDPLLLKALTLNAIYTHDEAVPCTTIEGSLVTIADGCDMEAGRSRLVHKKDKVDIHAVSALAIEKVEIREGNEEQPILIEIWMKHPAGIFQVDEILTKKVKSSLLGGRVRLRIHTGTEVMEKVI, translated from the coding sequence ATGTACACGGAGGAAAAACTGCTGGGTGAGATTAGGGAACTCCTCGGCGATGAGGAGCTCTACGGGCTATACGAGAGGGCATTCAGGGAGTACCACTACTACTTCGAGACCACCAACTACATCGTTCTGAACGTCTACGGCTTCAACGACCACGGACCTATCCACGTCCTGCTCACGACCAGGCGGGCGCTTGAGCTGCTCAACATCATCAGGAAGTTCGGAATCCAAACGACGGCAGAAAAGCTCGGCAAGCCCTTCCGCTGGAGCAAGTTCATAGTGGCCTTCGGAGCGCTGTTCCACGACACCGGGAACATGATACACAGGATAAACCACTACCAGTTCAGCGTTCTCCTGGCCGAGCCGATAATAGAGAAGCTCGTGAGGGAGTTCGGGACGGACGACCCGCTCCTCCTCAAGGCGCTCACTCTCAATGCCATCTACACCCACGATGAGGCCGTTCCTTGCACCACCATCGAGGGCTCGCTCGTTACGATAGCGGACGGCTGCGACATGGAGGCCGGGAGAAGCAGGCTCGTCCACAAGAAGGACAAGGTAGACATACACGCGGTTTCAGCTCTGGCCATCGAGAAGGTTGAGATCAGGGAAGGGAACGAGGAGCAGCCGATACTCATTGAGATATGGATGAAGCATCCCGCGGGGATATTCCAGGTGGACGAGATTCTAACCAAGAAAGTCAAGAGTTCCCTCCTGGGCGGAAGGGTCAGGCTCAGGATACACACCGGCACGGAGGTCATGGAGAAGGTTATTTAA
- the engB gene encoding GTP-binding protein EngB has product MIIFVGRSNVGKSTLIFRLTGKWVKRGKRPGVTRKPVEINWRGKRVVDMPGFGFMSGVPKAKQERIKDEIVHFIEDNADDIELAVLVVDGKAAPEIIERWEKRGEIPIDVEFYAFLRELGIPVIVAVNKMDKIKNLQRTIDFLAQKFGVPYDEVSETFVPISAKFGKNLLELRKLMEKKLKEGRKQPSAEPGSENFEDDVGDGLLDAVE; this is encoded by the coding sequence ATGATAATATTCGTGGGACGTTCGAACGTTGGCAAGAGCACGCTCATCTTCCGCTTGACCGGCAAGTGGGTCAAGAGGGGCAAGAGGCCCGGAGTCACGAGGAAGCCAGTGGAGATAAACTGGAGGGGTAAGAGAGTGGTTGACATGCCCGGCTTCGGCTTCATGAGCGGCGTTCCAAAGGCGAAGCAGGAGCGCATAAAGGATGAGATAGTCCACTTCATCGAGGACAATGCCGATGACATCGAGCTGGCTGTTCTGGTTGTCGACGGCAAAGCTGCTCCTGAGATAATAGAGCGCTGGGAGAAGCGCGGGGAGATACCTATTGATGTTGAGTTCTATGCCTTCCTCCGAGAGCTGGGGATTCCTGTGATAGTAGCGGTCAACAAGATGGACAAGATAAAGAACCTCCAGAGAACCATAGACTTTCTCGCCCAAAAGTTCGGCGTTCCCTATGATGAGGTATCCGAGACGTTCGTGCCGATTTCAGCAAAGTTCGGAAAGAACCTCCTTGAGTTAAGGAAGCTCATGGAGAAGAAGCTTAAAGAGGGGAGGAAGCAGCCCTCCGCGGAACCAGGGTCAGAGAACTTCGAGGATGATGTGGGTGATGGTCTCCTTGACGCCGTCGAGTGA
- a CDS encoding ribonucleoside-triphosphate reductase, with product MEFKDELVRNLESEELWTVITFKTPYGPAKTLEKLVEAVEDAGWRVTFKANWWTADIPYGLARIDARKGDREKIVLGKWILGRKCELIGLENMPLEKGRDEFFRMVDSITSTLIHDPVIRTMREQY from the coding sequence ATGGAGTTTAAGGATGAACTCGTGAGAAACCTCGAATCCGAGGAGCTGTGGACTGTCATCACATTTAAAACGCCCTATGGGCCTGCAAAGACCCTTGAAAAACTCGTGGAAGCCGTTGAGGATGCGGGCTGGCGCGTTACCTTTAAGGCCAACTGGTGGACGGCCGACATCCCCTACGGCTTGGCGAGGATAGATGCCAGAAAGGGGGACAGGGAGAAGATAGTGCTTGGCAAGTGGATACTCGGGAGAAAATGCGAGCTGATAGGCCTGGAGAACATGCCGCTCGAAAAGGGACGCGACGAGTTCTTCCGGATGGTGGACAGCATAACCTCGACGCTGATACACGACCCGGTCATAAGGACGATGAGGGAGCAGTACTGA
- a CDS encoding Lrp/AsnC family transcriptional regulator: MEGRSTLTPRQIRLLRKFYEEGKTIEVHTVEKTQDELAEELGITRQALSNHLKVLKELGYIRTGRGFIDLTDKALDLLGEKKGDVFVFVKIEPTKRKHVYEHIKKLKIKRIYRVTGDIDLIVEADKTKLDEILEEIASLDGVKETITHIILEVL, from the coding sequence ATGGAAGGGAGGTCAACTCTTACCCCGAGGCAGATAAGGCTGCTCAGGAAGTTCTACGAGGAAGGGAAGACAATCGAGGTACACACCGTAGAGAAGACCCAGGATGAGCTCGCGGAGGAGCTTGGAATCACCAGACAGGCTCTCAGCAATCACCTAAAGGTCCTCAAGGAACTCGGATACATAAGAACCGGGAGGGGCTTCATAGACCTTACCGACAAGGCCCTCGACCTTCTCGGCGAGAAGAAGGGCGACGTCTTCGTCTTCGTGAAGATAGAACCCACAAAGAGGAAGCACGTCTACGAACACATTAAGAAGCTCAAGATAAAGAGGATATACCGCGTTACCGGCGACATAGACCTTATAGTCGAGGCAGACAAGACTAAGCTCGACGAGATACTTGAGGAGATAGCATCACTCGACGGCGTCAAGGAGACCATCACCCACATCATCCTCGAAGTTCTCTGA